The following is a genomic window from bacterium.
CATGAGGGATTCCAGGGCTTGGGGGGGACCCATGGACAGAAGCGTTACCCGGCCACCCTTTATCTCCCTCAGTTGCAGGGCAACCTCCAGGGCTTCCAAGTCCTGGGGGTTTATGCGGCCAGGCACACCCCCTCTGTCAATGGCCCACCGACCATTTTCCCATCTTATCTCAGCATGCTCCGGGACATGTTTTAAACATACGGCCATCTCCATGGTTGCAGTCCTCCGCATCAGGCCTCAGGACGGGCAGAACCCCGGGCCGATGAAGACAATGAAAGTTCCCTGTATATCACCATCCGCTGTATTTCCGATGTGCCTTCGTATATTTGGGTGGCTTTGGCGTCCCTCAAGTATCTTTCCACGGCATAGGCCCGGCTGTAACCGTACCCCCCGTGGATCTGCACTGCTTCCAAGGCTGCTCGCACAGCCACCTCACTACTGAAAAGCTTCGCCATGGCAGAGTTCTTGGATGCCCTCTCTGCCGCATCCAAGAGGCGGGCCGCCTTATAGGTCAAGAGTCTTGCCGCTTCTATTTCCACAGCCATCTGGGCCACCTTGGACTGGATCGCCTGGAAGGTAGCTATGGGCTTTCCGAACTGGATCCTCTCACTGGCATAGGAAATGGCCGCATCCAAAGAAGCCTGAGCCAGCCCTAAAGCCTGCGCTGCTATGCCCACACGTCCACCATCCAGAGTGGCCAGGGCTATTTTCAAGCCATCTCCGGGCTGTCCCAATAGATTTTGAAGAGGTACACGGCAACCATCGAAGGAGAGCGAGCAAACGGGGTTTCCCCTCATTCCGCACAGCTCCTCCACCGGACCCCTGGAAAAACCTTCTCTGTGCGACTCCACCATGATGACGCTGGATTCATTGGATCTTCCGGTCATAAATGTCCTTGCAAAAACCAGTGCCAGAGACGCCACACCACCATTGGTCACAAAAACCTTGGTGCCATTCAAGAGCAGACCATCTGCATCCAGCACAGCTGCTGTCTGTATGGCGCCGGCCTCGGAGCCTGCATTGGCCTCGGTAAGGCAAAAGGCTCCGATGGCATCTCCTTTGGCTAATGGACCCAGAAACCTCTCTTTCTGCTCCTGATTGCCAAAGCGCATGAGGGGATTGATAACCACCCCGTTGTGCACGGCCAACAGCAATCCCAAAGCCCCGCAACAGCGTGATATTTCTTCCACCACAATCACCGTCCCAAGCCAGTCCAGCTGCGCTCCCCCAAGCTCATGGCTGACCTGAAGTCCCAAATAGCCCAAAGAACCCATAGCCCTTACAACCTCCCATGGAAACCGTCCGGTGGAATCCATGCGGGCGGCCACCTCGGGGGAAATGTGTTGTGAGCCAAACTGCCTTACCACTCTTTGAACCACCCTGTGTGGCATATCCAGTTCCAGATACATGGGAATCTTATGGCCTCCTGTGCCTTGGATCCGGAATCAAAGCATCTTGAGTTTTTTCTGACCACAAAAAAAAGAGGCCGTGGATTTCTCCCCACGGCCCTCTAAAAATCAGAAGGCCATGGGGATCACCCATGGCCTTCTGATCTCCTAAGCTTAGAGTCTCAGGCGCATGGGCGTATGTAGCCGCGAATTATTATGTTGCTAATTCGTATCGCGCCACATACGCCCGTTATCATCTGCCTTTGCTCCACCAAAAGCGCATTTTCCAAAAAAATATCAGCGCCAAGTTTTCTTGTCAAGCCCACAGAGCCTGCCCAGAGCATATTGCATCCCTAGGTGGGCAGCAGGCAAGGCTTGTCCTCCCAAAACCCCCTAGCCCAGCCCATTGGAGCCTTCCTTATTCTGAGAAGAGATGATCTAGTTGGTGGGTCCAGCTGATAAAAACTCATCCATAGCTTCTCCCTGGGGTCCATTTCAGGTTTAGACCTGAAAATCACCAAATCTGCCGGGCTTGGGAGTAGCCCTTCCAGGGTGACTCATCTGCCATATGTCCTCGCCAGCCCTGTTCAGATTCAAACCCAGGCCTGATTTCACAATAGAGCAGCAAGGGGTGCTTGGCCATGGATGGATTCACCTCAGGAAGTGTTGAGCTTACCCCTGGGCATCCATGATACCTAAAAGAGCTGGTCAGACTGCCTGCACGATCTGGCCAATAGCTCTGGTCAATCTCTTGGGAATACGGCAATTACCGTGGGCAGTGCCCTGGAAGGAGTGGATCCTTGCGTTTGCACTTCAGACAAGGTTGGATAGCTAAAATTTTCCGTTCGCAAAACAAGCTGAGCCTCCTCGCCCCCATCCATGCTCATGGCCCTCAACACAGAAAAAGGGCTGTCTCGAATAATCTCTGCCAGATCCCAAAGGGTGTATGGCCCTTGGGTTAAAAAAAGAAGCAGATTGCCCCCTGTCTCCTCTGCCAGGATGGTTCTGGCTGCCATATTGGGGGTGCGGCGCACTCTTATGTTTTTCCATCTGTCCAGGAGCATGAAAGATTGGGCCACCTCCAGGTAGCCGTGTGCTTCAGGATCGAATTCCTCTTCGGCCAGATCCAGGATTCGGGCCTTCTGTAGATCCTCTCTCAGAGGTTCTGCCAGAAAAAGCGCCTGGAAGAGCCTGTGGAGCCTGCCTTGAATTTTGTTGCCCCCGCTTACCAAAAGACCCATGTATGAGAAGTCGGGATAATACTGTCCGGCATTGAAAACCGCAAGGGCTTGGCTCTTTTCTATCCAGTCAGACATTCTAAGGGGTTGGGAAACACCTTCCCTGAGAAAGTTTAACACTTTGAATCTGTACCTGTGGGGATCGATTCTCAAGACACATATGTCTGGATTGTTTGTAACTGTCCATCTTATCCATTGAAGCCCGGGCAGGAGTTCTTTGGATTGAATTGTTGGAGATTGGGGGTTGAAAGCACCCACACTGTCTTCTGCCAGAGCCGTGCTGGTGGCCATGACAAAGAGAAATAGGGCCAATCTAATAGGATCACAAAGATAGCAAGGGATCATTTTCCAATTCCGCATGCCACCCTTCCCCAACGCATCATCTATATTGCACGCTACAGAACTCCGAAATGTAGGTCAAGCCCCAGCACCGGTTCCCAGGCAAGGGCCTTCCAGGCAATCACGACCCAAAGCCATCTCGGGTTTTGAGGCCAGATCCCATGGGGCTTGTTGCCCTGGCAAAGAAGGCTTCCCAGGAATCATTGCCAAGGCATGGCTGTGCTGGGTCTCAGTGGAGTTGAGATGGCCAGGAGCCCCTGCCTTGATGAATGCAAGAGAGTTATGATACATAGGGATCCTAGTAAAGTTCTCATGTAGGGGGAAAAAGGTCATGTGGGAGTATACCGAAAAGGTGATGGACCATTTTCGAAATCCTAGAAACGTGGGTGTAATAGATGATGCCGATGGAGTGGGTGAAGTGGGTTCCATGGCCTGCGGTGATGCCTTGACTTTGTACATAAAGGTCGACCAGCAGGGACGAATAAAGGACGCCAAGTTTCAGACCTTTGGCTGTGCCAGCGCCATAGCTTCATCCTCGGCCCTAACAGAACTCATAAAGGGTAAGACCATAGAGGAGGCCTTAAAGATAACCAACCAGGACATAGCAGATTACCTGGGTGGTCTTCCAGAACAGAAGATGCACTGTTCGGTCATGGGCCGTGAAGCTCTTTTGGCTGCCATTGCCAACTACAAGGGGCAGAGCCGAGAGAGCCTGGCGTCTCCCCTTGTGTGCGAATGCTTCGGGGTCACACAAGAGGAGATAGAGCGTGCAATTCGGGAAAACGGACTCACCACCAGGGAGCAGGTGACCCACTACACCAAGGCAGGGGGCGGTTGCGGCAGTTGCCATGAGCGCATAGAGGAGATATTGGCAAGACTCAAGAAGGAAGTTCCTGTGGTCGCATTGCCTGCCCAGAGAAGACTCACCAACCTCCAGAAGATGCGTTTGGTGGAAGAGACCATAGAGAGGCAGATTCGTCCCGAACTTCAAAAGGATGGCGGTGACATTGAGCTCGTAGACGTGGAGGGGAATCGGGTGATGGTTTCCCTAAGAGGGGTTTGCACCGGGTGTCCAAGTTCCAACATAACCATAAAGGGAATAGAACAAAAACTCAAAGAAATGGTTTCCCAGGATTTGGTGGTGGAGGAGGTGCGCCAATGAAGGTCGTTTACATGGACAACAATGCCACCACCAGGGTAGACCCTTTGGTAGTCCAAGAGATGCTTCCCTTTTTCACAGAAACATATGGGAATCCATCCAGTATGCATTTGGTGGGGGCAAGAGCCCAAAAAGCAGTGGCCCAGGCAAGGGAAAAGGTGGCTCAACTTTTGAATGCACACCCAGATGAGATCGTCTTTACCAGTTGCGGCACAGAGAGTGACAATGCGGCCATAAGAGGGGTCTTGGAGGCCTCACCCGAGAAGCGCCACCTGGTTACCACCCGGGTGGAACACCCAGCGGTTTGGAATCAGATCCCGTACCTGCGTCAAAAGGGTTATCGAGTCACAGAGCTTAGGGTGGATAGAGAAGGCAGGCTGGATCTGGAGCATCTGAAAGCTTCTCTCACCGATGACACTGCCTTGGTGAGCATCATGTTTGCCAACAACGAGACAGGAGTCATTTTCCCTTTGGAGGAGGTGGCCCAGATCGTCAAGGCAAGGGGTATAGTTTTTCACACAGATGCAGTCCAGGCAGTGGGAAAGATTCCTGTGGATCTTTCCAAGCTGCCCGTGGATCTCTTGAGCATGTCAGGCCACAAGATCCACGCCCCCAAAGGTATAGGTGTTCTGTACATAAGACGTGGTACCAAGGTAGCCCCATTCATGATAGGAGGGCACCAAGAGAAAGGGCGTAGAGGCGGCACCGAGAACGTGCCTTACATAGTTGGGCTTGGCAAAGCAGCCGAGATAAGCCAGCAGGAGCTTTCCAAGGAATCCATGAGACTCCAGGGGCTAAGGGACAAGCTGGAGCATGGCATCTTGGAGAGGATCCCCAGAGTGCTGGTCAATGGGAAGGGGGCTGAACGGCTGCCCAACACCTTGAGCTGTTGTTTTGAGTACGTGGAAGGAGAAAGTCTCTTGCTTCTGCTCAGCGACCTGGGGATCTGTGCTTCTTCAGGATCAGCCTGCACTTCAGGATCTCTGGAACCCTCCCATGTTTTGAGGGCCATGGGGATTCCCTATACGGCCGCACACGGCTCCGTGAGGTTCAGCCTGGGTCGTTTCAACACAGAAGAGGAAGTGGATTTCGTCTTGGAGAATCTTCCGGGCATTGTTGAGAGGCTGAGGCAGATCTCTCCATTTTGGGAGAGAAGGGCTGAGGTCTCAAAAGGCTGAGCTTCTATAGCGGATCGGCTTTGCTGCTGTTGTGAAAGGCAGGCGCGGATGGACTCCACCCTCTGGCTAAGAACAAACTCTTTTCCTTTCTTTTCATCACATGACCCCCCCAGGTTATTCGCCCACAGGGGGGCCTCAGGCCACAGGCCAGAGAATACCATGGAAGCTTTCTCTTTGGCCTGGGACATGGGTGTGAAGTACCTGGAAATGGATGTGCATATGAGTCGGGACGGACACGTGGTGGTGATTCACGATGAAACCCTGGATAGGACCACCGACGGCCACGGCTATGTCAAAGAGCACACCATTTCTGAACTGAAAAGATTGGATGCAGGATATTCTTTCCTCCCAGAGAATTCCTGCGAGCCGATTTTTAGAGGCATGGGTTTGCGTATTCCACTTCTGGAAGAGGTGGTTAAGGAGTTCCCCCAGGCCATGTTAAACATTGAGGTGAAGCAGAAAACCCCCCCAATGGAGGATTCTCTTTGGAAAGTACTGTCCCAAAATGGGGCCTTGGAGAGGGTCTTGATTGCCTCAGAGAATGGGGAGTTGCTAAGGCGACTCAGGGCCAGGTTCGGACCCGCTGTGGCCACTGGCATCTCCAGAAAAGAGGCCTTTGCATTTCTTAGGTGGTACCTGACCGGGAAAAGAGGCCATTACCGGCCCCAAGGCCAGGCCCTCCAAATCCCGCAAAAAATAAAAGGTCTTGACTATATAAGCCAGGGATTTATAGATGCTGCTCACCAGCTGGGCCTGGAGGTACACATCTGGACCGTGAATGATTCTTCCAGGATGAAGAAATTTCTCGATATGGGAGCAGACGGTATAATCACCGACTACCCGGAAAGATTTCCCCTAGGAAACCTTTCTGGGTCGCGAAGCCCTCAATTGGATGAGAGAAAGCATCAAGGAGGTCATCATGTATTACGAAGCCTTAATGGATGAAAAAGCCAGAGAGATCCAGCGCGAGGTAAGGAGATTTGTCAAAGAACAGGTCAGCCCTGATTATGTAAGGGCCATGGATCGAGAGGAAATCCTCTATCCTCGTGAATTCGTTCAGAAGCTTGCCTCCTGCGGCCTCTTGGGCCTCAGATTTGAACCTCGCTGGGGAGGCAGGGGGCTGCCATGGACAGCCGAGGTGGTAGCCGAGGAGGAGGTGGGGGTTCTGGGGACTGCCTTGGGATGCGCCTTCGTGATGCCATCCATAGTGGGGGAGGCTCTTCACGTTTTTGGCAGCGAGGAGCAAAAAGAACGATTTCTCAGGCCCATTCTGAAGGCAGAAAAAATAAGCGCGGAAGCCCTGACAGAGCCAAGGGGAGGCTCGGACTTCTTTGGTGCCACCACCAGGGCTGTCCTGGATGGGGATCATTTTGTGGTGAATGGCCAAAAAAGGTTTGTGGTGGGGGCCGCGGAAGCAGACATATTCCTGGTTTACTGCCGCACAAATTTTGATCCCCATGCGCACAAGTACAGCCGTATAAGCGCGCTGATCATAGAAAGGGGACCTGGGCTGGAAGCAGAGTATATCTATGGGTTGATGGGTACCAGGGGAGGCGGTACAGGGAGGCTGGTTTTCAGGGATATGCGGGTGCCCAAAGAGAACCTCATCGGCGGACTTCATGGAGGAGCCATGGTTTTCAACCAGATGATGATCCCCGAGAGACTTACCTCTGCGGCGGCCAGTGTGGGGGGCGCCAGGGCCGCCCTGGAAATAGCAACTCGCTACAGCCATAGGAGGCACGCTTTTGGTCAGCCCATTCGCAACTTCCAGGGTGTGAGCTTCAAGGTGGCCGATGCCATCACCCAGTTGGATGCAGCCAGAGGTCTGGTTTATATGGCAGCTCGTGCCGTGGATGAGAATGCACCTTATGCAAGAAGGCTCGTGAGCGAGGCCAAGAAATTCGCCACAGATGTGGCATGGAACGTGACCAACCAGGCCATGCAGATAATGGGAGGCATAGGCTATACAGATGTCTACCCCGTGGAAAAGATAGTCAGGGACACCAGACTCACCCAGATATGGACCGGCACCAACGAAGTCATGAATCTTCTCATTCAGCATGAGTATTATAGGGAAGTGATAGAGGGTTCTACGGATGCAAGGGACGTGGAGAAAGACGCTTTGAGACAGGATGAGGCAGAAAAATGCTTCACAGATGAGGACATGTGGAGAGTTCACGAGCAAGCAAAGAAATAAGGAGTCAGGAACATGCCCTGTGGTGGACTCGAGCGCCGAGTGCGGCCTTGAGTCTTCATGGGGCCATGGGCGCTGGATTCAAGAGGGATTTTGTGCGCTGATACGGGTATAATTAAGTAGTCGGGATCACGGTAGGCTATGGAACTATTACGGCAAAACATGGGCAGGATCTTGGTTGCCTCCATGTGCTTCTCCATCGTGGGAATCATTATTTTCGGCCTCAATCTTTGGGAAACACTCCGTACACCGACCTCTGTACCAGCTCCTCCACCCAAGTCTGAAAGAAGCAAGAAAATCCTTGAACTACCCTCTTTGAAATCCAAGGAACAGTATGATCTTATAGCCAGGAGAAATATCTTCTCCATGGGAGATGCTCCCAAGAAGGCTCCTGCTCCAGAGGCGCCCAAGGCTCCGGTGGAGACTGCTTTGAACCTGAAATTGAAGGGCACAGTTGTCTCCCCAGGAGGCCTGGCTTTGGCAATGATCGAGGATCCGACTCAACGAAGAGAGGATCTCTACATAGTGGGTGACAAGCTCCAGGATGCCCAGATCGTGAGGATTCTACCCAACCAGGTGATCTTGCAAAGATCTGGCAGGGAAGAAACACTAAGCCTTTTTTCAGAAACAACCTCCAAGGGAGGGCTTAAGCCTGTTCAGGGGCAACCCCAGGCTCCCTCCTCCAAGCCCACCTCACCCCCCCAGGCACGGGCCCCAGGAGGTCCGGCTCCTGAGGCTTCCTCGCCCAAGGGGGGACAGCAGCAGGCTGTACAGGCTCTCATGGCCAAGCTTCGTTTAAAGCCTCATTTTGCTGATGGAAAACCATCGGGGTTTGTAGTGGGGGATGTCCCCATGGGGAGTGTGTTCCAGGCTGCGGGGCTCAAGGTGGGTGACATAGTAGTGGGCATCAACGACGAGGAGGTTCGGACTCCCAACCAATTGCTCAAGGCCTACAAAGAGGTCTCCCAGGCAGGAGAACTATGGTTAGAGGTTTTAAGGGATGGCCAAGAGGAGACCATCGAGGTTGACATAGA
Proteins encoded in this region:
- a CDS encoding type II secretion system protein N: MGRILVASMCFSIVGIIIFGLNLWETLRTPTSVPAPPPKSERSKKILELPSLKSKEQYDLIARRNIFSMGDAPKKAPAPEAPKAPVETALNLKLKGTVVSPGGLALAMIEDPTQRREDLYIVGDKLQDAQIVRILPNQVILQRSGREETLSLFSETTSKGGLKPVQGQPQAPSSKPTSPPQARAPGGPAPEASSPKGGQQQAVQALMAKLRLKPHFADGKPSGFVVGDVPMGSVFQAAGLKVGDIVVGINDEEVRTPNQLLKAYKEVSQAGELWLEVLRDGQEETIEVDIETILSQK
- the nifU gene encoding Fe-S cluster assembly protein NifU, whose protein sequence is MWEYTEKVMDHFRNPRNVGVIDDADGVGEVGSMACGDALTLYIKVDQQGRIKDAKFQTFGCASAIASSSALTELIKGKTIEEALKITNQDIADYLGGLPEQKMHCSVMGREALLAAIANYKGQSRESLASPLVCECFGVTQEEIERAIRENGLTTREQVTHYTKAGGGCGSCHERIEEILARLKKEVPVVALPAQRRLTNLQKMRLVEETIERQIRPELQKDGGDIELVDVEGNRVMVSLRGVCTGCPSSNITIKGIEQKLKEMVSQDLVVEEVRQ
- the nifS gene encoding cysteine desulfurase NifS; the encoded protein is MKVVYMDNNATTRVDPLVVQEMLPFFTETYGNPSSMHLVGARAQKAVAQAREKVAQLLNAHPDEIVFTSCGTESDNAAIRGVLEASPEKRHLVTTRVEHPAVWNQIPYLRQKGYRVTELRVDREGRLDLEHLKASLTDDTALVSIMFANNETGVIFPLEEVAQIVKARGIVFHTDAVQAVGKIPVDLSKLPVDLLSMSGHKIHAPKGIGVLYIRRGTKVAPFMIGGHQEKGRRGGTENVPYIVGLGKAAEISQQELSKESMRLQGLRDKLEHGILERIPRVLVNGKGAERLPNTLSCCFEYVEGESLLLLLSDLGICASSGSACTSGSLEPSHVLRAMGIPYTAAHGSVRFSLGRFNTEEEVDFVLENLPGIVERLRQISPFWERRAEVSKG
- a CDS encoding acyl-CoA dehydrogenase family protein encodes the protein MYLELDMPHRVVQRVVRQFGSQHISPEVAARMDSTGRFPWEVVRAMGSLGYLGLQVSHELGGAQLDWLGTVIVVEEISRCCGALGLLLAVHNGVVINPLMRFGNQEQKERFLGPLAKGDAIGAFCLTEANAGSEAGAIQTAAVLDADGLLLNGTKVFVTNGGVASLALVFARTFMTGRSNESSVIMVESHREGFSRGPVEELCGMRGNPVCSLSFDGCRVPLQNLLGQPGDGLKIALATLDGGRVGIAAQALGLAQASLDAAISYASERIQFGKPIATFQAIQSKVAQMAVEIEAARLLTYKAARLLDAAERASKNSAMAKLFSSEVAVRAALEAVQIHGGYGYSRAYAVERYLRDAKATQIYEGTSEIQRMVIYRELSLSSSARGSARPEA
- a CDS encoding glycerophosphodiester phosphodiesterase, yielding MDSTLWLRTNSFPFFSSHDPPRLFAHRGASGHRPENTMEAFSLAWDMGVKYLEMDVHMSRDGHVVVIHDETLDRTTDGHGYVKEHTISELKRLDAGYSFLPENSCEPIFRGMGLRIPLLEEVVKEFPQAMLNIEVKQKTPPMEDSLWKVLSQNGALERVLIASENGELLRRLRARFGPAVATGISRKEAFAFLRWYLTGKRGHYRPQGQALQIPQKIKGLDYISQGFIDAAHQLGLEVHIWTVNDSSRMKKFLDMGADGIITDYPERFPLGNLSGSRSPQLDERKHQGGHHVLRSLNG
- a CDS encoding phosphodiester glycosidase family protein, which encodes MRNWKMIPCYLCDPIRLALFLFVMATSTALAEDSVGAFNPQSPTIQSKELLPGLQWIRWTVTNNPDICVLRIDPHRYRFKVLNFLREGVSQPLRMSDWIEKSQALAVFNAGQYYPDFSYMGLLVSGGNKIQGRLHRLFQALFLAEPLREDLQKARILDLAEEEFDPEAHGYLEVAQSFMLLDRWKNIRVRRTPNMAARTILAEETGGNLLLFLTQGPYTLWDLAEIIRDSPFSVLRAMSMDGGEEAQLVLRTENFSYPTLSEVQTQGSTPSRALPTVIAVFPRD
- a CDS encoding acyl-CoA dehydrogenase gives rise to the protein MYYEALMDEKAREIQREVRRFVKEQVSPDYVRAMDREEILYPREFVQKLASCGLLGLRFEPRWGGRGLPWTAEVVAEEEVGVLGTALGCAFVMPSIVGEALHVFGSEEQKERFLRPILKAEKISAEALTEPRGGSDFFGATTRAVLDGDHFVVNGQKRFVVGAAEADIFLVYCRTNFDPHAHKYSRISALIIERGPGLEAEYIYGLMGTRGGGTGRLVFRDMRVPKENLIGGLHGGAMVFNQMMIPERLTSAAASVGGARAALEIATRYSHRRHAFGQPIRNFQGVSFKVADAITQLDAARGLVYMAARAVDENAPYARRLVSEAKKFATDVAWNVTNQAMQIMGGIGYTDVYPVEKIVRDTRLTQIWTGTNEVMNLLIQHEYYREVIEGSTDARDVEKDALRQDEAEKCFTDEDMWRVHEQAKK